In one window of Trichoplusia ni isolate ovarian cell line Hi5 unplaced genomic scaffold, tn1 tig00002234, whole genome shotgun sequence DNA:
- the LOC113507495 gene encoding uncharacterized protein LOC113507495 yields MWSKCRSPPAIQSGCVTGSRQQETKDPDKQPQEPGEDGETSTEGLAQESKNKPAIQDTKLGWLVSDPTGQDRLKSLKVTCSFSQELQDNLKRFWEIEESYSEQFARSPDEHFCERQFVETTKRLDNGRFSVLMPLKEEPKCALGDSYAMAKKRLLNLETRLDKNPELKDAYSKFINEYKELGHLIEIARPQFSVYLPHHCIIKEHHETTKVRVVFDASATTTSGKSLNDIQAAGPVI; encoded by the exons ATGTGGAGCAAGTGCCGCAGCCCGCCAGCTATCCAGTCGGGCTGCGTAACTGGATCGAGACAGCAGGAGACGAAGGACCCGGACAAGCAGCCTCAGGAGCCCGGTGAAGACGGCGAAACGTCAACCGAAGGTTTAGCCCAGGAGA GTAAAAACAAACCTGCCATACAAGATACCAAGTTAGGTTGGTTAGTGTCAGACCCTACTGGGCAAGATAGGCTAAAATCCCTCAAGGTAACCTGTAGTTTTAGTCAAGAATTACAGGATAATCTAAAAAGGTTTTGGGAAATAGAAGAGAGTTATTCTGAACAATTTGCTCGTTCACCCGATGAACATTTTTGTGAAAGGCAATTTGTGGAAACTACCAAACGCCTAGATAACGGTAGGTTTTCAGTGTTAATGCCCCTGAAGGAAGAACCTAAATGTGCTCTAGGAGATTCTTATGCTATGGCTAAAAAGAGACTCCTAAATTTAGAGACTAGGTTAGATAAGAATCCTGAGTTAAAAGACGCTTATTCCAAATTCATTAATGAATATAAGGAATTAGGTCACCTGATTGAGATTGCCAGGCCACAATTTAGTGTGTATCTTCCCCACCACTGCATTATTAAGGAGCATCATGAGACCACTAAGGTTAGAGTAGTTTTCGACGCGTCTGCTACAACTACCTCAGGGAAGTCGCTAAACGATATTCAAGCCGCAGGTCCAGTCATCTAG